Genomic DNA from Desulfurivibrio alkaliphilus AHT 2:
CATGGCTTTCTTCGATGGCCTGCTCGTGGACGATGATGCCCTCGGCGGAGCAACCGATCAGCGGCGCCCGGCCGCCAGCCTCCCGCACGGCGGCCACCAGTTTTTCCTGGGGGTAGCCGACGGTGGCAAACATCATCATAAAGTCGCAACGATCGATTCCGGCTTGGGCCATGGCGGCCTGAACGGCCTCACGCCCGGCCTCGGAGGGGTTACGATGAATACTTGTGCCGACTCCTGTGCGGGTGGTCATGGCTATTCCTTAAAAGTTATCGGTGAAGTTAGGGCTCAGGGGCGGCGGCCGCTTTATGCAGCAGCTTGTCGATCTTGCTTAGCAGCCGCCGCAGGTCGATGGGCTTGGTTTCAAATTCGTCACAGCCGATAGCCAGTGCCTTGCGCCGGTCGCTGTCCTGGGCGTGGGCGGTGAGGGCGATTATCGGCAGGGTGGCGGTCTCCCGCTGGGCCCTGAGGAGGCGGGTGGTCTCCCAACCGTCGAGTTCCGGCAGGCTGAGGTCCATCAGGATCAAGTCGGGAATGATGGCGGTGGCCATGCTCAAACCCTGGCGGCCGTCGACGGCCTCGAGCACCTCGAAGCCGCGTCGTCGCAGGCGCCGCGAGAGCATGTCCCGGTTCATTTCATTGTCTTCAACCAGTAGAATTTTGACCATGATTGCCCAGATCGGCTCCCAGCCCACGTTCTGTTTATGTTCTGTTAACCTTAGTAAATAATATTTATCGTTATCGAATGTCAAGAGTGCTTTTAATTAATTAGTAAAACACCTGTGCAGGCAAGTGCACCTTGACAGCCAGCCTTTGCGGTCACATAATTTAATTTGTAAATTTGCATGTAAGCCATGAAGCTGTCTGTTGATTTTTTGTGTTAAGGAGCGTGAAACCATGGATGAACGCAGCAAGCGCATCCTGCTGGAGAAGGGGATGAACCGCATGGCCCGGGAACTGGGACGGCGAGGAATAAACCCTATGGCGGGGGCTTGGTCGGTACCCACCGATATTTTTGAAACCGATCAAGAGTTTGTCGTCTGCCTGGAACTGGCCGGGGTCGATCCGACCGCCATTCAGGTAATCGCCGAGGAAACCCGGCTTACCGTCTCCGGAGAGCGAAAATACAACTTTCCTGCCGAGGTGCGGCGGGTGCATCAACTGGAAATTGAACGGGGCCATTTTGAAAAACGGATCTCTTTGCCCTGGCCCATTGATGTGGCGGCCGCCGGGACCGAATTCCGCCAGGGCTTCCTGGTAATTACCATGCCCAAACAGCGGCGGCGGGTAACCATTCCGGTATCGGCCGGATAGGCCGCGGCGCTTGCGCCGCCCTGTGATTATCATTAACCAACGGTGAAACAAGATGACCGATGACAAAAAAGATATGGAACAGCCCGAGGCTGAACGGGAAATTGTAAACGAGCCGCAAGAGAGCCCGGAACAGAAGGGTAAAAAGAACAATCCGGCCAACCTGCCGGTGCCGGAAGAACTGCCGGTATTGCCGCTGCACGGTTTTGTCTTTTTCCCCGGCATGGGCTTTCCCATGCAGATCAGCCACCCCTCCTCGCAGCAACTGGTTGATGAAACCATCATCAAAGACCGGCTGGTGGCGGTGGTGACCCATCGCCGGCTGGAAGAGGAAGAGGATGAAACCGCCAGGCCCTCCGAGGCCCTGCCGGAAATCCCCGCTACCCCCAAGGGTGAAAACCTTTATTCCATGGGGGTGGTGGGTTACATGCACAAGTTGATCAAGTCCGACGACGGGGTCTACCAGGTTCTGATCAGCGCGGTTAAAAAACTGCGGATTGTGGAATACACCCAGCACACCCCTTATCTGCAAGCCCGGGTGGAGGTGGTGCCCATGGAAGAGAGCATGGACCAGGAAAGCGAGGCCATGCTGCTCAACATCCGCAACCAGTTCAAAAAAATGGCTGACCTGGGCGGGGTGCCCAAGGAGCTGGGGATGACCGTGGCAGCGCTGACCAACCCCTTTTACATCGCCTACCTGGTCGTTTCTCAGGTTGGCTTGAGCATGGAAGAGGAAGAAGCGGTCCTGGAGATCGAAGACCTCAAAGCGCTGCTCAACCGGGTGGGCCATGAATTGAACAAAAAGCTTGAGACCCTGGAGATGAGCCACAAGATCCAGAAAGGGATCAAGCAGGACATGGATAAAAAACAGCGGGAGTTTTTCCTTCGCGAACAACTCAAGGCTATCCGCAAGGAGCTGGGCGAAGATGATGAGAACATTGACTTAAAAGATCTGCGCGAACGCCTGGAGGCGTCCGACTTACCGGAAGAACCCAAAAAAACGGCGGAAAAGGAGCTGGACCGGCTTAACCGTATCTCCCCCTCATCCCCGGAATACACGGTTTCCCGCACTTATCTGGACTGGCTCATCGACCTGCCCTGGCAGACCTGCACCGAGGACAACCTGGATCTCAAACGGGCCCAGGAAGTGCTGGATGCCGATCATTACGGTCTGGATGACATCAAGAAGCGAATCATCGAGTTTTTGGCGGTGCGCAAACTCAAGCATGACATGCACGGCCCCATCCTCTGTTTTGCCGGTCCGCCGGGGGTGGGCAAGACCTCTTTGGGGCAGTCCATTGCCCGCAGCATGGGGCGCAAATTCGTGCGCATCTCGCTGGGCGGGGTGCGGGACGAAGCGGAGATCCGGGGCCATCGGCGGACCTATATCGGCGCTTTGCCCGGCCGCATCATTCAAAGCCTGCGCAAGGCCGGCTCCTGTAATCCGCTTTTCATGCTGGATGAAATCGACAAACTGGGGATGGATTTCCGTGGCGACCCCTCCTCGGCCCTGCTTGAGGTGCTGGACCCGGAACAGAATTTCTCCTTTTCCGACCACTACCTGGAGATTCCCTTCGATCTCTCCCGGGTAATGTTCATCACCACCGCCAACCTGCTGGATAATATTCCCGGCCCCCTGCGGGACCGCATGGAGGTGATCGAGCTTTCCGGTTACACCGAAGAGGAGAAGATGCACATCGCCCGGCGCCACCTGGTGCCCAAGCAGTTGGAAGCCCACGCCATCAGCGAGGATGACCTGCGTTTAAGCGACCAGGCCCTGGCCGGGATAATCCGTTCCTACACCCGGGAGGCCGGGGTACGTAACCTGGAACGCAAGATCGGCGGAGTCTGCCGGGGGGTGGCCAGAAAAATCGTGGAAGGGCACAGCGGCTTAATCGAGGTCGGTCCCGACGACCTGGCCGAGTACCTGGGCCCGCCCCAGTTTTTTTCGGAAAGCAAGGCCCGCACCTGGGGGCCGGGGTTGGCCACCGGCCTGGCCTGGACCCCGGTGGGCGGCGATCTGCTCTTTATCGAAACCGCCCGGATGAAGGGCAAGGGCAACCTGAGTTTAACCGGCAAGCTCGGCGAGGTGATGAAGGAGTCGGCCAATGCGGCTCTTACCTATATCCGCTCGCATACCGACAAACTGGGGCTGGATGAAAAGATTTTCGCCGACAACGACCTCCATGTCCATGTCCCCGAAGGGGCAATCCCCAAGGACGGCCCCTCGGCCGGGGTGGCGATGGTGGTTTCCCTGGCCTCTCAGCTCATGGGTCGCCCGGTGCGCCGGGAAGTGGCCATGACCGGCGAGATCACCCTGCGGGGCGATGTTTTGCCGGTGGGCGGCATCAAGGAAAAGGTGCTGGCGGCGGTGAGGGCCGACATCAGCGAGGTTATTCTGCCCAAGCTCAACGAAAAGGATCTTACCGAGCTGCCGGAAAGCGCCAGAAAGAAGGTGAAGTTCCACCTGGTGCACGATATCAACGAGGCCTTGGAGAAGGCCTTGGAGCCGGACGACTAAAGTAGCGGGCGGTGATTGCGCCACAACAGGGCAAGCGGATCGGCATGATAGCCGGCCCGCTTGCCCCGGCAAAAGCTTCAAGCGGCCGGCTTTTCCTGGTAAAAATGCACGTCCCGCTGGGGGAATGGAATGGTGATCCCTTCGGCGTCAAAGGCCTTTTTGACCTTTTCCTGCATATCCCAGTAATAGGGCCAGAGATCATCGGTGGGCACCCAGGCCCGCACGATGAGGTCCACCGAGCTGTCACCCAGGCCACCGACACAGATCCGGGGCTCCGGCTCGGCCAGGGAGCGTGGGTCTTCCTCCACCAGGCGTCGGCAAATTTCCTTGGCCTGGTCGATGTCATCGTCGTAATGGATGCCGAAGGTCATGTCGCAGCGGCGTTTGTCGTAAATGCCTACATTGACCACGGCGGAGTTGGCCAGGCTGCCGTTGGGAATTACGATGCGCCGATTGTCGAAGGTGTTGACCACGGTATAGAGGATCTGGATCTCCGCCACCGCCCCCAGGAAACCCTGGGCCTCGATGGTGTCGCCGACCTTGAAGGGCTTGAAGATCAGGATCAGTACCCCGCCGGCAAAGTTGGCCAGGCTGCCCTGCAGCGCCAGCCCCACCGCCAGGCCGGCGGCACCGATAACGGCAATGAACGATGTGGTGGCCACACCGACCATGGAGGCCACGGAAATCAGCAGCAGAATCTTCAGGGTAACCCCGGCGAAGCTGCAGAGAAATTTGACCAGGGTGGGGTCTTTGCTTTCAAGTTTCCGCGCAAGCAGATTTACCAGCCGATTGATCAGCCAAAGGCCGACCAGCAGAGTCGCCAGGGCCAGCACGATTTTGGGTGCAAAGGACAACGTCATCTCCATGAACTGCTGCAGCAACTGGCCGGCCTGATCGCCGGTTCCGAAAAAATCGTCCATGACTAAACCCTCGAGAGAAATATTTTGCAGATAACTCCGCCCAAACCAGCCAAGTTTGCTCCTGCTGCCGGTGCTGAAAAATCAGGATCCTGCCTTCCCATAGCGGTTGCGCTTTTGCTTGTCAACCTTAACTCCCCGCATTACCCGGTGGTGGCCCGCTGATGCCATATCGCTTGCTGCTGCCACTGCTTTTTGCCGTTTTTACCGCTCTGCTGGGAATCGGCATCATAGTGCCGGTGATGCCGGTGTTTGCCACCAGCCTGGGGGCCAGCGGCCTGGCCCTGGGGTTCATCATCGCCTCTTTTTCCATTACCCGCGGGGTCTGTCAGCCGGTGGTGGGGATCCTTTCCGATCGCTGGGGGCGCAAAGGGTTCATGCTGGCCGGGCTGCTGGTCTTCGGCACCGTCGGTCTGCTGATCCCCCTGGCTACCTCGGTGGAGAACCTGGTACTGATCCGGGCCTTGCACGGGGTGGGCTCGGCGATGATCGTGCCGGTGGCCATGGCTTACGTTAGTGATCTGGCGCCCATGGGGGAAGAAGGACGCTACATGGGGTTGCTTAACTCCGCTATTTTTGCCGGGATCGGCAGCGGCCCGCTGCTGGGCGGTATCTTCACCGACCTCTGGGGCATGGCGGCGGCCTTTCATGCCATGGCCGCTTTAAGTTTTCTTGCCCTGGTGCTGGTCTTGCTGCAGGTGCCGGCCATGGCCGTTGACCCCGAACGGGCCGGCAACGGGGACGGGCTGTTCACCGCCATGGCTAAAATGCTGGCCAGCCGGCGCACCTCGGGTCTGCTGCTGGCCCGCCTGGCCACCATGATCATCATGGTCCCCACCATGGCCTTCCTGCCGCTGTTCATGACCCAGGCCTTTGCCGCCAGCGCGGTGCAGATCGGGGTGGTGATTTCGGTGCGCACCCTGATCAACGCGGTGCTGCAGGGGGTCGGGGGGCGCCTGGCCGACCGGCATGACAAGCCGACGCTGCTGCGGATCGGTTGTTTGCTTATGAGCGGGGTGATGATTCTGATTCCGTTAGCCGGCAACTTCTGGAGTCTGCTGCTGCTTTTCGTGGTCCTGGGGCTGGCGGAGGCCATCATCTGGCCCACCCTGGGGGCGCTGGCCACCGAAGAAGGGCGCAAGTACGGCCAGGGCACCATGATGGGGGTCTACAACCTGGCCATGAGCGGTGGGGTACTGACCGGCGCCCTGGCGGCGGGGATTGCCACCGACTGGTTGGGAATTAAATGGTCCTTTCCGCTCATCGGCATCGTCGTGCTGGGTCTGACCATGTTTGCCATCGGCACCATCGCCGCCCACCGGCAGCAGCCGGCTGTTGCCGGGAGTTAGCAGGGCCAAAAGTGGGCGGGTTCAGACGGCGGTTCAGATCCCCAAGATGGCAAAGATCAGGCTGCGCAAAGCGAAAATCGGCGGGCCGATGATACTGCCCAGCATGCCGGTGGCCAACAGGGCCAGCAGGATGATGAAACCCACACTTTCCAGCCGGTTGTACTGCATGGCCAGCTCCGGGGGCAGCAGCCCGGAGACGATCCGGCTGCCGTCCAGCGGCGGGATCGGCAACAGGTTGAGCACCATCAGGATCAGGTTGATCAGCACCCCGGCCCCGCCCATGTAAATTAAAGGCAGGCCCAGTAGGGGGGTGGAGGGGTTGAGCATTAGGCCGACTTTCAGCACCAGCCCCCAGAGCAGGGCCATGCCCAGGTTGGCGGCTGGTCCTGCCACCGAAACCAAAATCATATCCCGCCGCGGGTCCCGCAGATTGCGCCAGTTGACCGGTACCGGCTTGGCCCAGCCAAAGATGAAGCCGCCCAGCATCAGCAGAATCCCCGGCACTAAAATGGTGCCCACCGGATCGATATGCTTGATGGGGTTCAAGCTCAATCGCCCCAGCATCTCGGCGGTGGGGTCGCCCAGCCTGCGGGCCATCCAGCCATGGGCCACCTCGTGCACAGTAATGGCAAAGAGCAGGGGCAGGGCCCAGACGGCAATTTTTTGGATCAGGGTAAGTTCGGCCATCATTTTGCTGCGGTTCTCCTAAAAATTATTTTCACTTGCCAGGGCGGCTTGGAGCCGGGGCAGGCACTGTTGTAAAATTTCCCGGTTTGCCAACGGGAGGGTAAGGGTTACCTGGTCATCTTCAAAAGAACGAGTGGGGGCAACACTCCAGCCGTCAGGCAACCGCAGGCGCGCCTGCCAGGTGTTGAACTCCTGCTCGGCGGCGGTCAGTTCCGGATAGCGGCAAGCCGTGAGGTGCCGCATCAGGGCTGCGGTTTGCTGGGGAGCGTTCATCTCCGGGTGATCAAGGATCTCGCGAATTTCCTCGCCGGCCAGAATTTGCCTTATAGACACCCGCCGGCGGCGGGAAAGTTCCCGACAGATCTCGGTCAGTTTCCGCTGGTTGCCGGCACTGAGTTGCAACAGCTCGATCAACTCAAAAATGGTCAGCCGTTCAGGCAGCGACATGGTCAGCATCTCCCGGGCCACCGGCTCCTGCAGCCGCCCCTGGTGCAGGGCCACGGCAAAGGGTTCCTCCAACTCCGCCAGCTCGGCCCAGCGCTTAAGCTGAAAAGGGGTCATGGCCGGTCCCGACAAACGGGACAGCAGGGCGGGCAGTTGCTCTTCAGCCAACAGCTCGAGCACTTTGCGGCCGAACAGGGCCAGTTCCACAACGGTGGGAGCACGTTTGCAGGCAATCGCTTCATGGGCCAGCACCAGCAACTCATCATCGCCGATGGCCGGCGGCAAAACCAGGCAGGGCAGGGCGGTGCAGTTGAACCGCCGCACCGCCAGCCAGGCCCGCCGCTGCCCGCTGAGCAACTGATAAACGTCTCCCCGCGGGTAAACAATGGGGGGGTGCAATAGACCCACCCGCTGAATCGAAACCGCCAGCGCCTCATCGGGCTCTTCCACCGGGATGGGAGAAAACCGCCAGGAGAGGTCGGCGAAATCCAGTTGGGTGGCCAGCACCCGTTGTATTTGTCCTTGCGCGATCATAAAAGCTCTTGCTAATGTTGGCGGGCTGTTAAAGAGTACCGGGGAGCGACCGGAAAAGCAACAGTAAGCGATCACGGGGCACCCCGTGATCGCTTACCCGGTGGCCCCAATGATCACTCATAAGCAACAGGATGAAACAGAGGAGCACAGTGTGGTGATGCGGGTAAGCCTGATAGCGGCCATGACCTTGTGCGGGCGAATCAGCCCGGCCACCATGGGCAGCCGGCAGGATCGCCGTTTCCTGGAGGAAAGCCGGCAGGCCACCGACGCCAGCCTGCTGGGGGCCGGCACCCTGCGCGAGGGGGATGCCGAAATGCGCGGCCCGGGAGGCATTTTACCGGAAAACCGGATCCGGGCCATCATCAGCGCCTCCGGCCGCTTGCCGCTGGAGCAACGGAAAATCTTTCAAATCGGCCCCCGGCCCCTGATCTTTACCGCCGCTGAGCGGGCCAAATCACTGGCTGACCAGGCCGGCCAACGGGCCGAGGTCATTGCCCTGCCGGCCAAAGACGGCTTTCTGGATCTGGCGGCGGCCTGCCGCAAGCTGGCCCGGCGCGGGGTCAAAGAACTGCTGCTGGAAGGTGGCGGCACCCTGAACTTTCACGCCCTGCGGCAGAGGATAGTGGATGAACTGCTGGTTACCATCGCCCCCAAGCTTTCCGGCCACCGGGCCGCCATCTCCCTTGCGGACGGCGCCGAACCCCTGGGCGATCCCTTTCTGGATCTGCAATTGCTATCCTGCCACCCCACCTTAAACGGTGAACTGTTCTGCCGCTACCGAGTCAACAAAAACTGAACAAGCTTGGCAGGGTGATCGGCTAAAGCAAGGTGGGCCGGAAAAATCAAAAAAATAAGGAGAACCGACCAATGTCCAAACAGGAGCTTGCCATCCTTTTTTCCGGCGGTACCGATTCCCTGGCGGTTTATGCCCTGGCCGCCCTGGGTCGGCATCCGGAGCTGCCCCGGCCGGTGAAGATCCACCTGCTGCACATGCTCAACGGCATGAGCCGGTTCCATGATTTCCCTCGCCAGCGCTTTGCGGCGGCCCAGGAAATTCTGGCCACAAAAAGCATGCAGCCGGAAAAGATGCCGGCGGCGGAAATGGTGGAGCTGGATTCGGGCCGCCTCTTTCAAGGCCTGTGGCTAGACCGCTACGAAGAGTTGATGCCGCGCTACAACGGCAAAAACCTGGTCTGCGTGGCCTGCAAGGTGGCCATGCACACCAAGGCAATTCTCTACTGCACCGAAAATCTGGTACCGGTCCTGGCCGCCGGTTATGCCAAGCGGCAAGACTACTACCCGGAACAGACCCCGGTGTTCATGGAAAAAATCGCTGCTCTCTCGGACCATTTCGGCATTCGCACCATCTTCCCGGTCTTTGAGGATTTCGACCACGAGCAGATCACCCGCCACGTGCTGGAAGATTTCGGCCTGCCCTCCACCGGCGGCGGCGAGCGCAAGTGCCTGTTCTGCCAGACCCTGACCACCGCCACGGAAAAGGAGATCGGCGCTTATCTCGACGAGATGATCCCCCGGGCCGGGGAATATATCGAACACAAACTGCATGGCCGGATACGGGAAGCGGCCGGCGTTTTCCCACCAGGCCGGTAAACCGTGAAGATTGGCCGCTTCGAGTCGCCGTTGTGGCTTTGCCGAAGGTTTGCCCTGCGTTAAACCGGCAGGTAATTATTTTTGAGGGAATGGTTGATGAGCGTCAACGCCGAGCAGATTCAGTTGGAGGAGTCCTGGAAGAACCTGCTGCTGGAGGAATTCGCCCAGCCCTACATGCAGCAACTGCGGGAGTTTCTGCTGCAAGAGAAGAGGGCCGGCAAGGTGATCTACCCGCCCGGCGGCGAGATGTTCAACGCCCTTAACCTCACCCACTTTGCCGACGTCAAGGTGGTGATCCTGGGTCAGGACCCTTACCATGGCCCGGGCCAGGCCCACGGCCTTTGTTTTTCGGTACGCCCCGGCACTGCGGTACCGCCCTCGCTGCTCAACATTTACAAGGAACTGCAAAGCGATGTCGGCTTTTCTCCCCCCAACCACGGCTATTTGCAAAGCTGGACCCGGCAGGGCGTGCTGCTGCTCAACGCCACCCTCAGCGTCGAGCGGGGCAAGGCCGGCTCCCACCAGGGCAAGGGCTGGGAAAGATTCACCGACCGCATTGTCGCCCTGCTCAACGAACAGGGCGAACACTTGGTCTTTCTGCTCTGGGGCAGTTACGCCCAGAAAAAGGGGGCCATCATCGACACCCGGCGCCACTTGGTGCTGCGGGCCCCGCACCCCTCACCGCTGTCGGCCAACCGGGGCTTTTTCGGCTGCCGCCATTTTTCCAAGGCCAACCAATACCTGACCGCCAACGGCAAAACCCCCATCAACTGGCAGATCCCCGCCGAGGCAAGTCTTTGAACGGTTTCTTCAAGGTCGGTTGTGTTGTCAATTTTGATGGCATCCGTAACATGTTTGAAATTGTCCACGATGTGGGTTACTATAGCTATAGATACCCACATTAAGGAGGGTGTGTCATGAGAACAATTCAGATGACCTTGGATGATAATCTTGTTAAGGCGGTCGACCGTGTTTCAAAGGAACTCCACACAAGTAGGTCCGCCTTTACCAGGAAGGCCCTGCAGGATGCTCTGGCCCGTTATAAAAACGAACAACTGGAGCTGAAACATCGTCGTGGTTACGAACAAAATCCGGTTGCCGACGACGAGTTTTCGGTTTGGGAAGACGAGCAGGCATGGGGTGATGAATGAAGCGAGGGGAAATACGCTGGTATAAATTCGCGGCACCGGATAAAAAACGGCCCGTCCTCATCCTGACCCGTGACAGCGTGTTGGAGTACCTGGGTGAGGTTACCATCGCGCCTATCACAACCACCGTGCGCGATATTCCATCGGAAGTGTTTCTTTCGGCGGTCAACGATGGTGTGCCCAGGGATTGTGCCCTTAATTGTGACCACTTGCAGACCGTCTCAAAGGGGAAAATCGGCCCACTGGTCACATCTCTCCCCCGGAACAAGATGTTAGAGGTCGGACGAGCAATCCGCTTTGCACTCGATATTTGATGTTGGCTAACCTTGGCTCACCCCGGCCTCGCCGAAGGTGGCCATCTCGTGCATGATTTTCAGGCCGGCCTCCACCAGGCCCATGGCCAAGGCGGCAGCGCTGGAGATAAAGCCATCCACCACCGGCACCCGGCTTCTGGCCGCCTCCAGAATTTCCCCGCAGAGGGCCGCCGAGGGGAATGTTTTTTTAGGCCGATTCGCTACCCACAAACCGCAGCTTGTGGGAGACGGACGCCGACCTGCAGCAGTTGTTCAAAGTCCGCTTCCGGAAGCGGCTTGCTGAAGAAATAGCCCTGAAACCCGTGGCACCCATGACGGCGCAGGAAGTCCGATTGGCCTTCGGTCTCCACCCCCTCTGCGACAACTTCCAGTCCCAGGGCCTGGCCCATGGCAATAATTGCTCTGGTGATGGCGGTGTCCTGTGGGGTGGTTTCCAGGTCACCGATAAAAGAGCGGTCGATCTTGAGTTGGTCCAGCGGCAAATGTTTCAGCTTGGCCAGCGAAGAGTGACCGGTACCGAAATCGTCCATCGCAAAACCGATACCGTCTTCCCGCAGGGCGCACATTTTGGCGATGGTGTCGTCAATGTCTGACAGCACCAGGCTCTCGGTTAGCTCCAGCTTGAGCCGGTGGGGCTCAAGACTGGAATCGGCGACAATGGTCCGAACCTCATCGACAAATGTTTGCTGCTGGAACTGGCGGGCGCTTACATTGACGGCCAGTTGCCAGTCGGCACCGATATACCGGCGCCAGCGGGTGGCGGCGGCGCAGGCCTGTTGCAGGACCCGGCGTCCGATGCTCAGGATCAGCCCGTTGGTCTCAGCCAAGGGAATGAAATGCCCCGGTGCGATCAAACCCTGTCGGGGGTGGTGCCAGCGAACCAGGGCCTCGGCGCCGACGATGTGGCCGTTGCCGTCGGTTTGCGGCTGGTAATGCAAGACCAGTTCATCCTGGTGTAAAGCCTGGCGTAAATCCTGAAGCATGGCCTCGCTTTCTTCAAGAGCGATCTGTATGGCCGGGTCGAAAAAGCGGATATTACCCGGCCCGGCCTCCTTGGCATGACACATGGCGGTATCAGCGTAGCGCAGCAGGTCAACGGCACTCTCCTCCTGGCCGCGGAACAACACCACACCAAAACCAGCGCTCAAATGGAAATCCCGGTCCATTTCGTATTCGGAGCCGCAGATGGGGGCGGTGATCGTCCGGCGAATCTTTTCCGCCAAACGGCCCGCCCTGGTTACGGCCAGTTCAGCATTGTCGGACAGATTGAGAAACAGGACGGCGAACTCATCACCCCCCCGGCGGGCAATGGTGTCGCAGGCGCGAACCACGGTGCGCAAGCGGGCGGCGACAATTTGCAACAGTTGGTCACCTACCCGGCTGCCCCATAGATCATTGATACCTTTGAACCGATCCAGGTCCAGCAACAACATGGCACAGTAACAGCCGCTACGGGCCGAAACGGCACCGGCCTGCTCCAGACGGTCATAGAACAGGTGACGATTAGCCAGTCCGGTCAGGCGGTCGTAAAATGTCAGCCGGTGGATTTCCGCCTCCAGCGTTGCCAGCTTATCTGGCGAACAACAACCGGAATCCGCGGTTGGCGTGGCCGGCGAAGCCTGATTGACAATATGATGGGAACTGTTCACGTAGCACCTCCAATGCCGGGAATTATAAACTGCCGGAATACGTTTACTTGCGTTGTGGTCATCGAGTCAAAGCGGTGCGTACTTTGGCGGCTAGTTCTTCCATGCTGAACGGTTTCTGGATAAAATTGACCTGCTCAAGGTCCAGTTTAACCTGGTCGGCGACGGTGGCGGAAAGGTAGCCGGACATATAAAGGCAGCGCAGTTCAGGTCGCTGAGTTTGCAGTTGGGCGGCCAGCAGGTGACCGTACATTTCCGGCAGCACCAGGTCGGTGAGCAGCAGGTCGATCTCCGGTTGTTCGCCTGCAATTTGCAACGCTTCGGAAGGGTGGGCTGCGCTGAATACCCGATAACCCAGCCGAGTCAGGATCGTTTCCGCCATGGTCAGGATCGCTTTTTCATCCTCCACTAATAAAATGGTTTCCTGACCTCCCGGCAGGGCGCTGTTGGTTTTGATGGGTTCGGGACCGGCACTTTCCCGGCTGCGGGGCAGGTAAAGACGGAACACGGTGCCCTGCCCGGGCTCACTGTATACATTGATGCAACCGTGATTCTGGCGCACAATGCCATAAACGGTGGCCAGCCCCAGACCGGTCCCCTTACCCTGCTCCTTGGTGGTGAAAAAGGGTTCGAAAATCTGGGCCAGAGTTTTGGCATCCATGCCGCAACCGTCATCGCTGACGGTCAGCAACACGTAGTCACCCGGTTTGGTGCCGGCGGTGGCGGCACAGTATGTGGCGTCCAGGCTGACGTTTTTGCTGGTGAGAGTAATGCGGCCGGGGCCGTTGATAGCGTCGCGGGCGTTGATTACCAGATTGGCCAGCATCTGATCAACCTGGGAGGGATCAATACGCACCGGCCAGATCTCTTCCCCCCGTTTCCATTCCAGGGTGATATCTTCGCCGATTAAACGTTGCAGCATCCGGAGCATACTGCCGACGGTTTCATTGAGGTCGATCACTTTGGGGATGGCTGGCTGCCGACTGGCAAAAGCCAGCAACTGGCGGGTCAGGGCGGCCGAGCGGAGACCTGCCTGGCGGATCGCCCGCAAGTTCTCAAGTTGGGGATCGTCCGGCGCCATCTCTGCCGCCATAATGTCGCAGAAACCGATTACCCCTTGCAGCATGTTATTAAAATCATGAGCCACCCCGCCGGCCAAACGGCCGACGGATTCCAGCTTCTGCGCCTGGTGTAACTGTTTTTCCAGGGTGGCTTTCTCTTCCAGGTTTCGCGCCCGTTCTCGCAGATGCTGCTGGGACTGGGCCATTTGGGCGGCGATCAACCGCGCGGCGTTATTGAGTTCGTCGATTTCGTCAATTTGCCGGGTCTGCTCCAGCAACTGCCGACCTTCTTCATCCACCAGGCTACCCCGGAAACCAGCCAGCATCTGGCGCAAATTATTGACGATCAGCCGTTTGAAACAGAAGGTAAAGATGCTGTACAAG
This window encodes:
- a CDS encoding site-2 protease family protein codes for the protein MMAELTLIQKIAVWALPLLFAITVHEVAHGWMARRLGDPTAEMLGRLSLNPIKHIDPVGTILVPGILLMLGGFIFGWAKPVPVNWRNLRDPRRDMILVSVAGPAANLGMALLWGLVLKVGLMLNPSTPLLGLPLIYMGGAGVLINLILMVLNLLPIPPLDGSRIVSGLLPPELAMQYNRLESVGFIILLALLATGMLGSIIGPPIFALRSLIFAILGI
- a CDS encoding ParB/RepB/Spo0J family partition protein translates to MIAQGQIQRVLATQLDFADLSWRFSPIPVEEPDEALAVSIQRVGLLHPPIVYPRGDVYQLLSGQRRAWLAVRRFNCTALPCLVLPPAIGDDELLVLAHEAIACKRAPTVVELALFGRKVLELLAEEQLPALLSRLSGPAMTPFQLKRWAELAELEEPFAVALHQGRLQEPVAREMLTMSLPERLTIFELIELLQLSAGNQRKLTEICRELSRRRRVSIRQILAGEEIREILDHPEMNAPQQTAALMRHLTACRYPELTAAEQEFNTWQARLRLPDGWSVAPTRSFEDDQVTLTLPLANREILQQCLPRLQAALASENNF
- a CDS encoding RibD family protein; translation: MITHKQQDETEEHSVVMRVSLIAAMTLCGRISPATMGSRQDRRFLEESRQATDASLLGAGTLREGDAEMRGPGGILPENRIRAIISASGRLPLEQRKIFQIGPRPLIFTAAERAKSLADQAGQRAEVIALPAKDGFLDLAAACRKLARRGVKELLLEGGGTLNFHALRQRIVDELLVTIAPKLSGHRAAISLADGAEPLGDPFLDLQLLSCHPTLNGELFCRYRVNKN
- the ung gene encoding uracil-DNA glycosylase, encoding MSVNAEQIQLEESWKNLLLEEFAQPYMQQLREFLLQEKRAGKVIYPPGGEMFNALNLTHFADVKVVILGQDPYHGPGQAHGLCFSVRPGTAVPPSLLNIYKELQSDVGFSPPNHGYLQSWTRQGVLLLNATLSVERGKAGSHQGKGWERFTDRIVALLNEQGEHLVFLLWGSYAQKKGAIIDTRRHLVLRAPHPSPLSANRGFFGCRHFSKANQYLTANGKTPINWQIPAEASL
- a CDS encoding ribbon-helix-helix domain-containing protein; the encoded protein is MRTIQMTLDDNLVKAVDRVSKELHTSRSAFTRKALQDALARYKNEQLELKHRRGYEQNPVADDEFSVWEDEQAWGDE
- a CDS encoding type II toxin-antitoxin system PemK/MazF family toxin; translation: MKRGEIRWYKFAAPDKKRPVLILTRDSVLEYLGEVTIAPITTTVRDIPSEVFLSAVNDGVPRDCALNCDHLQTVSKGKIGPLVTSLPRNKMLEVGRAIRFALDI
- a CDS encoding putative bifunctional diguanylate cyclase/phosphodiesterase; its protein translation is MNSSHHIVNQASPATPTADSGCCSPDKLATLEAEIHRLTFYDRLTGLANRHLFYDRLEQAGAVSARSGCYCAMLLLDLDRFKGINDLWGSRVGDQLLQIVAARLRTVVRACDTIARRGGDEFAVLFLNLSDNAELAVTRAGRLAEKIRRTITAPICGSEYEMDRDFHLSAGFGVVLFRGQEESAVDLLRYADTAMCHAKEAGPGNIRFFDPAIQIALEESEAMLQDLRQALHQDELVLHYQPQTDGNGHIVGAEALVRWHHPRQGLIAPGHFIPLAETNGLILSIGRRVLQQACAAATRWRRYIGADWQLAVNVSARQFQQQTFVDEVRTIVADSSLEPHRLKLELTESLVLSDIDDTIAKMCALREDGIGFAMDDFGTGHSSLAKLKHLPLDQLKIDRSFIGDLETTPQDTAITRAIIAMGQALGLEVVAEGVETEGQSDFLRRHGCHGFQGYFFSKPLPEADFEQLLQVGVRLPQAAVCG